The segment CGCCGCGGTGGAGCGGGCGCGGGGCGGCGAGGGCCCGAGCCTGCTCGAGCTGCGGGTGCCCCGGATCACCCCGCACTCCTCGCAGGACGACGACGCCTATCGCAGTGACGCGCAGCGCGCCGCCGCCGCCGCCGCCGACCCGCTGCCCCGGCTCCGCGAGACCCTGGTCGAGCGCGGGCTGCTCGGCCTCGACGAGGACGAGGGGATGGTCCGCGCCGCCCGCGAGCAGGTGATCGCCGACGAGGACCTCGCCCTCGCCATGCCCGACCCCGCGCCCGAGCGGGCCCGGCGCTGGCTGCACGCCGGCGACCCGCCCCACGGTGGCGCCGTCCTCCCCGCCCGCTACGCGGGGTGGGCGGGGGTCTTCGGTGACTGAGCCGGCGGCGGGCCGGACGATGGTGCAGGTGCTCCACGACACCCTGCGCGCGGAGATGGCGCGCGACCCGAGCGTGGTGGTGCTGGGGCAGGACGTCGGCGTCAAGGGCGGGGTGTTCAAGGTCACCGACGGGCTCCAGGCGGAGTTCGGGCCGGTGCGGGTGCTGGACACGCCGATCTCCGAGATCGCCATCGCCGGGGCGGCGATCGGGGCCGCGATGATGGGGCTGCGACCGGTGGCCGAGTTCCAGTTCGCCGACTACATGCACCCCGCCTACGACCAGATCGTCAACCAGGCGGCGACGATGCGCTGGCGGAGCGTGGGCGCGTGGTCGGTGCCGGTGGTGTTCCGCGCCCCCTGCGGCGGCGGGGTGCGCGGCGGCGTCTATCACTCGCAGAGCATCGAGGCGCTCTACGGGCACATCCCCGGCCTGAAGGTGGTGGTCCCCGCCACCCCCGGCGACGCCGGTGGGCTGCTGCGCGCCGCCATCCGCGACGACGACCCGGTGGTGTTCCTCGAGCACAAGGCGCTCTACCGCCGCGGCCGCGAGGTGGTGACCGGCGACACCGAGGTCATCCCCATCGGGGTCGCCCGGGTGGACCGCGCGGGCGGCGACGTCTCGGTGATCACCTACGGCATGGGTGTGCACCTCGCCCGCGAGGCGGCGGAGCGATGCGCCGCCGAGGGGGTGGAGACGGAGATCGTCGACCTGCGCACGGTCTCGCCCTTCGACCGCGAGGCGGTGGCCCGCACCGTCGCCCGCACCGGCAAGGTGCTGCTCCTGCACGAGGCCAACCGCACCATGGGCCCGGCCGCCGAGATCGCCGCCTTCATCGCCGAGGAGCTCTTCACCGAGCTCGACGCCCCGGTGCTCCGGATCGGCGCCGACGACTGCCACCTCCCCTACAACGCCTCCGAGGAGGCCGCGATCCTTCCCGATGTGGGCCGGGTCACCGGGGCGATCCGCCGCCTCGCCGCCCACTGAGGAGGCCCGGACCTCACCCGGTGTGACGGCGGCCTAGCCGCTGTGGTGATCGGCGCGGTCCCCGTGACAGACCGGCGGTTCGAGGTGACCAGCGGGTCTCGGAGGTCCCGGTGACGGCGCCGCCGGGGCACACTTCGGGACGTCGGCGCCACTGACAAAGGCAAACCCTCCGCGAGGGGGGGACGCAAAGCCACGGATCTCTCGCAGACCGCCGGGTTACCAAGGGTCGCCAATCGGGGCCGACAGCACGGAGTGCTGCCATGCCCCTGCGCACGCTGTTCACAGCGCTCGCGGCCGCCGGCTCGTTTGCCGGTGCCTTTGCCTACGTCCACGCCGGTGTGGTGTCGCCCGCCTCCGGCCTGATCGCGTCCGCGGTCACCACGGTGAGCCATGCCACCGACCGCGCCAGCGTCAAGGCGGTCACGGCCACCCCCGCCCCGACCGCGGTGCCGACCCCGGCGCCGACCCCGCTGCCGACCCCGGTCCCGGTGGTGCAGCGGGCGGCCTCCGCCCCGGTGCGGGTGCCCGCGCCGGTGGTGGTCCAGCGAGCGCCCGCCCCGCCCCCCGCGCCGGTGGTGCTCCGCAACCAGCTGACCAGCGGCGACGGCACCCTGCACACCGCGGTCGGCGTCTACAGCGACTGCTCCGGCCGCAGCGAGCTGACCCACGCGATGGCCGCCATCGACACCTGCATCCCCGGCCCGCAGTACTTCGTCGGCCACAACGCCGGCGTGTTCACCCCGCTGATGCACATGGGCGTGGGCTCGATCATCACCTACTACGACGGCGGTGCCACCGCCCACGTGTGGCGGGTCGTGTCGGTGCGCGGCGACTGGCGCTCGGCCAACGGCGTGCCCCCGGCCACCGAGGGCGACGTGGTCGCCCAGTTCCAGACCTGCGTCGTCCCCGACGGCTCCATCGACCGCATCCTCGACGTGGTGCCCGCCTGATCCACGGGCGACTAGGGGGATGGGGGCCCCGAGCGAGCCTCCACCCAGGCGACGAGCGCGCCGGCGTCCTTCGTGTTGATGACCGACGTGGCATCAACTCCGCAGGCGGCGGCGCGTTCGCAGCCGATGATCTGCCAGTCGAGCTGGCCGGGCGCATGGGCGTCGGTGTCGATCGAGAACCGGCAGCCGGCCTCGACGGCGAGGCGCAGCAGCCGCTTCGGCGGGTCGAGCCGCTCGGGGCGGCAGTTGATCTCGACGGCGACGTCGTGACGGCGGCAGGC is part of the Candidatus Dormiibacterota bacterium genome and harbors:
- a CDS encoding transketolase C-terminal domain-containing protein; protein product: MTEPAAGRTMVQVLHDTLRAEMARDPSVVVLGQDVGVKGGVFKVTDGLQAEFGPVRVLDTPISEIAIAGAAIGAAMMGLRPVAEFQFADYMHPAYDQIVNQAATMRWRSVGAWSVPVVFRAPCGGGVRGGVYHSQSIEALYGHIPGLKVVVPATPGDAGGLLRAAIRDDDPVVFLEHKALYRRGREVVTGDTEVIPIGVARVDRAGGDVSVITYGMGVHLAREAAERCAAEGVETEIVDLRTVSPFDREAVARTVARTGKVLLLHEANRTMGPAAEIAAFIAEELFTELDAPVLRIGADDCHLPYNASEEAAILPDVGRVTGAIRRLAAH